The nucleotide window GCCTCGGCCAGGTGGGAGAGGACGAACACCACGCCCAAAGGGCGGTCGGCGAGTAACGCCTCCAGCCATCGTGCTGGCGGGCGGTGCGCGCCGTCGAGCTGGGCGATCGACAACCCGATTCCAGCCGCGGAGGTCACCGCCTCGACGCCGCGCAGGATCTCCATCGCCCAGCCCGTGTCGAACTCGTGGAACACGAGGTCCACCCGGCCGCCGCTTGTCGCGTGTCGCCGGGCGCGGCGCTGGTACTGGTGGCGGTCGAGGCTCGCCTCGACGCGGGCTCTGGTGCCGGGGGCGACGTCGCCGCGTCCGTTGAGGACCTTGGACACGGTCGCGACCGAGACGCCGACATCGTTGGCGATGGTCGCGATGGTGGTGGAGGCGGGTGGGTCGAGCGGGCGGTGCTCTGTCATCGCAGCCTCATACAACATCGAAAGTTTCGGCCGACCTTAACATGATGGGACATTCACGCCAGTCGGTACCGGAGTCGCGTTGCCCATTCACCGGTCGTCGCACGGCTCATCGGCGACGGAGCGCCGATTGGGGAGTCACCGTGCGCAGGAAACACCCCCTGGTAGTCCGATTGAGACTCTTGACAGGCATCGATGCGGCACTTAGGTTGCCGAAAAGGTTACGCAGGTTTCCGGAAAGTTTCGGATCGTGAGAAACGTCCGCCACGGAGCCGGTTCCACGAGGGCACGGGGATGTGGCCGGAGCTAAGGGGTCATGGCATGCGAAGTCAGTCGCTCGAGGACAGCGGCGCCGCTCCCTGGCGTGATCAGCGGCTGTCGCCGACCGAGCGGGCCGAGGCGCTCCTGCCGAAGATGTCCCTCGAAGAGAAGATCGCCCAGCTCGTCGGGGTCTGGGTCGGCGCCGAGGCCAGCGGCGAGGGCGTCGCACCGCACCAATCAGACATGATCAGCGAGTTGCCGCAGTGGAGCACCGTCATCCAGCACGGGTTGGGTCAGCTGACCCGCCCGTTCGGCACCGCCCCGGTCGACCCGGTGCTCGGCGCCCGATCGCTGGCGGCCTCGCAGGCGCAGATCGTGGCCGCCAGTCGGTTCGGCATCCCCGCGCAGGTGCACGAGGAGTGCCTCACCGGGTTCGCGGCGTGGCGGGCCACCGTCTACCCGACCCCGCTCAGCTGGGGCGCGTCCTTCGACCCCGACCTGGTCGAGGCGATGGCCGACCGGATCGGGCGGTCGATGCGCGCCGCCGGTGTGCACCAGGGTCTCGCCCCGGTCCTGGACGTCACCCGCGACTACCGCTGGGGCCGTACCGAGGAGACCATCGGCGAGGACCCCTACCTGGTCGGGACGACAGGCGCCGCGTACGTGCGGGGCCTGGAGCGGGCCGGCGTGGTGGCCACGCTGAAGCACTTCGCCGGATACTCCGCCTCCCGGGGCGGACGTAATCTCGCACCCGTGCCGATGGGGCGCCGCGAGCTGGCCGACGTCATCCTGCCGCCGTTCGAGATGGCGCTGCGCCTCGGCGGCGCCCGCTCGGTGATGAACTCGTACGCCGAGATCGACGGCCTGCCCGTCGCGGCCGACCGTGGGCTGCTGACCGGGCTGCTGCGCGACGAGTGGGGCTTCACCGGCACCGTGGTGGCCGACTACTTCGCCGTACGGTTCCTGCAGACCCTGCACGCAGTCGCCGGGAACGCCGCCGACGCGGCCCGGCTCGCCCTGCGGGCCGGGATCGACGTCGAGCTGCCCACAGTGGACGCCTTCGGCGAACCGCTGGTGGAGGCGGCTCGCCGCGGCGAGGTCGACGAGGCGCTGATCGACTGCGCGCTGCGTCGGGTGCTGATACAGAAGATCGAGCTCGGTCTGCTCGACGAGGGCTGGCAGGAACTGCCCGACGACGTGGCGTCCCTGCGCTTCGACGACGAGGCCAGTCAGGACATCGCCCTTCGCCTCGCCCGGGAGTCGGTCGTCCTGCTGCGCAACACCGGCGTCCTCCCGCTGCCCATGGGGAGCCGGGTCGCCCTGGTCGGCCCGGTCGCCGACGACCCGATGGCCATGCTGGGCTGCTATTCGTTCCCCAACCACGTGGGCGTCAACCACAGCGACTACGGCCTCGGCCTGGACATCCCCACTCTGCGCGACGAGTTGGCCCGACGCGTCCCGATGCTCACCCACGAGCCGGGGTGCGCCATCACCGGCGAGGACACCTCGGGCATCCCGGCCGCGGTCGCCGCGGCAGCCGCCGCCGACGTGTGCGTGCTGGCCGTCGGCGACCGGGCTGGAATGTTCGGCCGGGGCACCTCCGGTGAGGGCTGCGACGCCGTCGACCTGCGCCTACCCGGCGTGCAGAGCGACCTCGTCCGCGCCGTCCTCGCCACCGGCACCCCGGTCGTCCTGGTGTTGATGGCCGGCCGCCCCTACGCGCTCGGCCCGGAGTTCGACGGCGCGGCGGCAGTGGTGCAGGCGTTCTTCCTCGGCCAGCTCGGTGGGCAGGCGCTCGCCGAGGTGCTCACCGGCGCGGTCGACCCCTCGGGGCGGATGCCGGTCAGCGTTCCCCGCGACGCCGGCGGGCTGCCGAGCACCTACCTGGCGCCACCGCTCGGCCGGCGTAACAAGGTCTCCTCGATCGACCCGACCCCGGCGTACCCGTTCGGCCACGGGCTGAGCTACACCACCTTCGAGTGGTCCGACGCGACGGTGGTCGAACCGCGCGAAGATCCGGCCGCCTGGCCGGTCGACGGCGAGGTGCGGGTGCGGATCACCGTCGCCAACACCGGTGAGCGGGCCGGCACCGAGGTCGTGCAGCTCTACCTGCACGACCCGGTCGCGCAGACCACCCGTCCGGTGGTCCGGCTGATCGGCTACACCCGGTTGCCGTTGGCGCCCGGCGAGGCGGCGCACGTGACGTTCGGCGTACCGGCCGACGTGGCGTCGTTCACCGGGCTGACCGGCCAACGGATCGTCGAGCCCGGCGACGTCGAGCTGCGCTTCGGCCGGTCGAGTGGCGACGTGGCGGCCACCCTGCCGCTGCGACTGGTCGGCACCGAGCGCCAGGTCGGTCACGAGCGGGAACTGCTCACCTCGGTGCGGGTGGAGCCTCTCGTGGCTGTTCCACAGTCGGCATAGGAGGCCGAGGATGACATCCACCCTGCGGCCACCGCCGCCGGCGCCGCCGCGTTCTCCGCAGGCGGCGCAGAGCCCTGCCCCGCGCTCGCCACGACGCGGTCGCAGTTGGCGGCAGGCACTGCGCCGGGACTGGCAGCTCTACTCCCTCGCCATATTGCCGCTGCTCTTCTTCCTGGTCTTCAGGTACCTGCCGATGATCGGCAACATCATCGCCTTCCGCCGGTTCAAGCCGGGCGGCAGCATCTTCGGCGAGTACTGGGTCGGGCTGCGCTACTTCCGGATGTTCCTCAACGACCCGACGTTCTGGGAGGTGTTCACCAACACCCTGGTGCTCGGGACGCTGACCCTGCTGTTCTGTTTCCCGCTGCCGATCGTGCTGGCGCTACTGCTCAACGAGGTCCGGGCCCGCCGCTTCAAGCGGTTCGTCCAGTCCGTGTCCTACCTGCCGCACTTCCTGTCGATCGTGATCGTGGCGGCGATGGTCATGCAGTTGACCTCGATCGAGGGTACGGCCAACCAGATCGTCAGCCTGTTCGGTGGCGACCCGGTGGCGTTCCTGCAGAAACCGGAGTGGTTCCGCACCATCTACGTCTCGTCGGAGGTCTGGCAGACCGTCGGGTGGGGCACGATCCTCTACCTCGCCGCCCTCACCACCGTCGACGAGGACCTGTACGAGGCCGCCCGGATCGACGGCGCCGGCCGGTTGCGGCAGACCTGGCACGTCACGTTGCCCGGCATCCGTCCGACGATGGTGACCCTGCTGATCCTCAACATCGGCAGCTTCCTGGCGGTCGGGTTCGAGAAGATCCTGCTGCTCTACAACCCGTTGACGTACCCGACCGCCGACGTGGTCTCCACCTATCTGTTCCGGATGGGCTTCCAGTCGAGCAACTTCAGCTACGCGGCCGCCATCGGCCTCTTCGAGGCGGTGATCGGGCTGATCCTCGTCCTGTCGGCGAACGTCATCTCCCGGCGCACGGTGGGGACGAGCCTGTGGTGACCCTCGGTACGAAGGTCGACGCCCCGAAGACGCGCGGGCCGGTGGACAGCCGGGGTTACCGGATCTTCCGAGTCGTCAACACTGTCGTCCTGCTCGGCGTCGTGGTCGTGACGCTGTACCCGTTCCTCAACATCGTGGCCCGCTCGCTCAGCGAAGAGGCGTACATCATCGCCGGCGAGGTGACAGTCGTCCCGCGTGGGTTCGACCTGACCGCGTACAAGCTGCTGATGTCGGACGCGATGTTCTGGACGAACTACCGCAACACTGTGGTGTACACGGTGGTCGCCACGCTCATCTCGATCGTGCTGACCACCTGTTACGCGTACGTGCTGTCGAAGCCGCAGCTCAAGGGGCGCCCGTTCCTCATCGGCGTCGCGCTGTTCACCATGTTCTTCTCCGGTGGCCTGATTCCCAACTACGTGCTGGTCACCAGCCTGGGCATGAAGAACACCATCTGGGCAGTGGTGATCCCCAATGCCATCAGCGTGTTCAACCTGCTGGTCATGAAGGCGTTCTTCGAGAGCCTGCCGAGCGAGTTGGAGGAGGCCGCGGCCGTCGACGGGCTGAACACCTACGGCATCCTGCTGCGGATCGTGCTGCCGCTGTCGAAGGCGATCATCGCGACGATGGTGCTCTTCTACGCGGTGTCCTTCTGGAACTCGTGGTTCGCCGCGTTCCTCTACATGGACCGGCAGGATCTGCTGCCGGTCACCGTCTACCTCCGCAACCTCATCGCGGGCGCCACAAGCGCCGAGTCGGCTGCCGCCGACGCCGACAAGGTCCAGGCCGCGGCCACCCTGCAGGCCGTGACGATCGTGCTGACCACCCTGCCGATCCTGGCGGTCTACCCCTTCGTCCAGCGGTTCTTCGTCCGCGGCGTGATGCTCGGCGCGGTCAAGGGATGACGCCGGCGCCGCACCGCTTCCCCACCGAAACCCCACCACCGAAAGGACGAGCCATGCTCCACAAGACGTGGCGCCGCGTGGCATTAGCCACCGCGGGTCTGCTTGCGCTCTCCCTTACCACCGCCTGTTCCGAGGACCCCGGTGAGTCGACTGACCTCTCGGAGAACAAGGTCGGCGCGATGGCCACCTATGGCGTCGGTGACCAGTTCAAGGCCACCGAGGCGCTCTCCTTCTCCACCCTCTACAACAACCACACGTTCTACCCGCTCAAGGAAGACTGGGCGTTCTGGTCGGAGCTGACCAAGCGGACCAACGTCAAGATCGAGCCGGTGGCCGTTCCGCTCAGCGACTACGAGCAGAAGCGCAGCCTGCTGATCGGCGCCGGGGACGCCCCGCTGATCATCCCCAAGACGTACCACCCGCAGGAGGACGCGTTCGTGTCGTCCGGGGCGATCCTCCCGGTGAGCGACTACCTGGATCTGATGCCCAACTTCAAGGAAAAGATCACCAAGTGGAACCTCAAGCCGGAGATCGACAACCTGCGGCAGGCCGACGGTAAGTTCTACCTGCTGCCCGGCGTCCACGAGAAGCCCACGCAGGACTACACGGTGCTGGTGCGCACCGACATCATGCAGGAGCTCAACCTCCCCGTCCCGAAGACCTGGGACGACCTGTACACGGTGCTCAAGGCGATGAAGGCGAAGTACCCGAACGTCTACCCGTACTCCGACCTCTTCAGCAAGCCCAACCCGACCGGCGCCCTGCTGGGCATCCTCGGCTCCTCCCACGCCACCTACGCGGGCTGGGACTTCCAGCACGCCACCTGGGACCCGACGGCGAAGAAGTTCACCTACACCGGCTCGTCCGAGCAGTACAAGCAGGTGGTCACGTACCTGCACAAGCTCGTCGCCGAGGGCCTGCTCGACCCGGAGAGCTTCACCCAGACCGACGACCAGGCCCGCCAGAAGCTTGCCAACGGCAAGTCCTTCGTGGTCACCGGCAACGCGCAGACGCTCGTCAACAACCACCGGCCCGACCTGGCCAAGACCCTGCCGAACGCGAAGATGGCCAAGATCCCGCTGCCGATCGGCCCGTCCGGCGAGGTCAACCCGTTCCCCCGGCTGGAGAACGGCATCATGATCTCCTCGAAGGCGCGGGAGAGCAAGAACTTCGTGGCCATGATGCAGTTCATCGACTGGTTGTGGTATTCGGACGCCGGTTTGGAGTTCGCCCGCTGGGGCGTCGAGGGCACCACCTTCACCAAGGACGCGTCCGGCAAGCGCACGCTCGTCCCTGACGTCAGTTTCCTGGGGCTCAACCCGAAGGCGTCCAAGCACCTGCAGAAGGACTTCGGCTTCCAGAACGGCGTCTTCGCCTACGGCGGCA belongs to Micromonospora ureilytica and includes:
- a CDS encoding glycoside hydrolase family 3 N-terminal domain-containing protein, which encodes MRSQSLEDSGAAPWRDQRLSPTERAEALLPKMSLEEKIAQLVGVWVGAEASGEGVAPHQSDMISELPQWSTVIQHGLGQLTRPFGTAPVDPVLGARSLAASQAQIVAASRFGIPAQVHEECLTGFAAWRATVYPTPLSWGASFDPDLVEAMADRIGRSMRAAGVHQGLAPVLDVTRDYRWGRTEETIGEDPYLVGTTGAAYVRGLERAGVVATLKHFAGYSASRGGRNLAPVPMGRRELADVILPPFEMALRLGGARSVMNSYAEIDGLPVAADRGLLTGLLRDEWGFTGTVVADYFAVRFLQTLHAVAGNAADAARLALRAGIDVELPTVDAFGEPLVEAARRGEVDEALIDCALRRVLIQKIELGLLDEGWQELPDDVASLRFDDEASQDIALRLARESVVLLRNTGVLPLPMGSRVALVGPVADDPMAMLGCYSFPNHVGVNHSDYGLGLDIPTLRDELARRVPMLTHEPGCAITGEDTSGIPAAVAAAAAADVCVLAVGDRAGMFGRGTSGEGCDAVDLRLPGVQSDLVRAVLATGTPVVLVLMAGRPYALGPEFDGAAAVVQAFFLGQLGGQALAEVLTGAVDPSGRMPVSVPRDAGGLPSTYLAPPLGRRNKVSSIDPTPAYPFGHGLSYTTFEWSDATVVEPREDPAAWPVDGEVRVRITVANTGERAGTEVVQLYLHDPVAQTTRPVVRLIGYTRLPLAPGEAAHVTFGVPADVASFTGLTGQRIVEPGDVELRFGRSSGDVAATLPLRLVGTERQVGHERELLTSVRVEPLVAVPQSA
- a CDS encoding ABC transporter permease; its protein translation is MTSTLRPPPPAPPRSPQAAQSPAPRSPRRGRSWRQALRRDWQLYSLAILPLLFFLVFRYLPMIGNIIAFRRFKPGGSIFGEYWVGLRYFRMFLNDPTFWEVFTNTLVLGTLTLLFCFPLPIVLALLLNEVRARRFKRFVQSVSYLPHFLSIVIVAAMVMQLTSIEGTANQIVSLFGGDPVAFLQKPEWFRTIYVSSEVWQTVGWGTILYLAALTTVDEDLYEAARIDGAGRLRQTWHVTLPGIRPTMVTLLILNIGSFLAVGFEKILLLYNPLTYPTADVVSTYLFRMGFQSSNFSYAAAIGLFEAVIGLILVLSANVISRRTVGTSLW
- a CDS encoding carbohydrate ABC transporter permease, with translation MTLGTKVDAPKTRGPVDSRGYRIFRVVNTVVLLGVVVVTLYPFLNIVARSLSEEAYIIAGEVTVVPRGFDLTAYKLLMSDAMFWTNYRNTVVYTVVATLISIVLTTCYAYVLSKPQLKGRPFLIGVALFTMFFSGGLIPNYVLVTSLGMKNTIWAVVIPNAISVFNLLVMKAFFESLPSELEEAAAVDGLNTYGILLRIVLPLSKAIIATMVLFYAVSFWNSWFAAFLYMDRQDLLPVTVYLRNLIAGATSAESAAADADKVQAAATLQAVTIVLTTLPILAVYPFVQRFFVRGVMLGAVKG
- a CDS encoding ABC transporter substrate-binding protein — encoded protein: MALATAGLLALSLTTACSEDPGESTDLSENKVGAMATYGVGDQFKATEALSFSTLYNNHTFYPLKEDWAFWSELTKRTNVKIEPVAVPLSDYEQKRSLLIGAGDAPLIIPKTYHPQEDAFVSSGAILPVSDYLDLMPNFKEKITKWNLKPEIDNLRQADGKFYLLPGVHEKPTQDYTVLVRTDIMQELNLPVPKTWDDLYTVLKAMKAKYPNVYPYSDLFSKPNPTGALLGILGSSHATYAGWDFQHATWDPTAKKFTYTGSSEQYKQVVTYLHKLVAEGLLDPESFTQTDDQARQKLANGKSFVVTGNAQTLVNNHRPDLAKTLPNAKMAKIPLPIGPSGEVNPFPRLENGIMISSKARESKNFVAMMQFIDWLWYSDAGLEFARWGVEGTTFTKDASGKRTLVPDVSFLGLNPKASKHLQKDFGFQNGVFAYGGTPDLVRGFFSPEELEFQKVMDARKPREVPPPRPFTDEEREQVSLWETPLKDFVTQNTLKFALGQRPLSEWDAYVAELKAKNSDQYIDLVNKAYERFQKNNG